CGCCGGCCCTGTCATGTGGGTTGACGCCTGTGGCCCCCTAACCCTATCACGTTCCGTATCAAATGGCtaaatgaataaagaagcaaAGCTGTCTCTGCTGAGGGTTGCTGGTGAAGGTAAGCACAGACACCGAGGGGCGCTCCTGTGATGGGCTGAGCAGGCCTCGGGGCCACCGCTTGGTTTCCCCACAGCATGCCCTTCTCTGGCCAGGCTGGGTCTTTCCCTCTTCCACAAAGCCACAACAGGTATagaccccccaccaccaccaccacaggtgACCCTCTACTTAATTAGCAGGCACTGAGGATAGACAGTTCCTAGCAGGTCCAGAGGAAACAACCCCCAGAGGATCCTCAGGCCCTACCATCCTGTCCCTCAAAGTCTTTCAGAGTCACCCATAACAGTCCAAGTTCACAGGTTCTTTTAGGAAGCCCTGCTTTTTTGGGTCCTGCCTCACCTCAGGTGACTCTTCTGTTTCTGGGGTTCCTACTGCTCCCAACCCTAACCTTGTCTGTCTGCCACCCTTTAAAGTCCCTCCAAAAGACCTTGAAGTACTAAGCACATAGCTACTGTGTGTCAACAAATTAGAGGACAAGAAGTGAGCCAGAGCAAGGATCTAGCTGCACAGGAGCCCTTGGACCCACCACAAACCTGGGTAcaagcctggcctggcctccttTCAGGCCTCACAGATCTGGGCCACCCTCCCCCAGACCCCCACTGCCCCGAGGTCCAGAGGGACTGTAAGGCTCAGTGACCGGCCTGGCTAGCCCCGTGGGCAGCTGACTTGAGTTCTGCCTCTGGCTGCTGCTTTtttgccctgccttccctccagcccaaaGCAAACACTTCCAGGCGCCAACTTCAGTACCTGAGCTCTGGTCTGAGAGGTTCTGAGCCTGCTGTTTAGGGCATCTTCTTCTCCATGGTGCCCTGACCAGCCACACCTTGCTCAGAGCCATGGGTGGCACACAGACACCTGCCTGTGCAGCGTTCCTCTGAGGACCAGCCGCAGTCTAGGCAGCAGCAGCACCCTCAGGTGGCTTCCTTAACCTGAGACTGCTCAGGGGCCTAGTGTGGGCACCACACCCCATTCCTACTAGGTAGCAGGGTTGAGGTGAGGAATGCTGAGCACCACCCAGGCTGGAAGTATGTGTGCCCCTCCTCCAGATCCTGACTCTAGGTCTGAAACATTTGCAAAGGCTCTCCTGTctcaaagggaggagagagggcaggTCTACCTGCTTCGGCAGTTAAAGAGGACGGGCATGGGATAGGAAAGCACCACCAGCATCCTTGTTTGGGAGGAGCCAGGGCTTCAACATTCTTGTCAGCTGCTTCAGCATTGAGACAGTCTCCCCTACAATCAACCACCAAGAGGCAGCTCTAGGAGCCTCAGCAACTGCTGGACTCCAAGTAGACCTGCTAGGGTACCAAGATCTAGACCCCGTGGTCTATAGAAGAGCCAGGGACATGTGCACAAGCTACCCAACTTCCTGGCCTggatcattttccctttcttaaaaGATTCTTGCTGTAGATGGGtttcctgcttcttcccaggGCTAGGAGCCCATGGAGCACGTCCCACTAGGCTTTATTCAGTTGAGCCACCGAGGTACAAAATGAGGACCACGAAGTCTGTGCCGAGAACAGTCAAGCTGGCCCAGCCGTCAGGGCAAGTGCATCTTCTAGGAATCAGGAATGGGGTGCTAGAACGTGCCCCAAAGTAGAGGGTACCCACTTGTAGGGTGACACAAAACAAGAGGTCCCCAAAGTCATCCCTCTGTACCTTTCACCAAAGCTGGGTGGGCAGATATGCAGCTTCCAGTCAGGCAGAGGGGTGTCCCCAGGCAAGACTGGGTCAGTGGCAGTTGGAATTGTGGATGCTAAGGACACATCGCAACACTCCTCCTGTCACGGGTGCCCTCTGCTTATCCTGTCCACTGGGCTGCTTCCCTGTGCTAGCCACCCTCTCTGAGCAGCTCAGTGGAAAGGACCCAGTCTATTGCAAGACAGGCGGTGCCTCCCTCACAGGCAGGCGAACAGCACCCTCCAGCAAGGCCAGCTTCCTTTGGAATTGTGTGAGCTGGGCAGGGAGAGCTGGGCGCAGGACAAGGGCGTGAGCGACATCCTCCAGGTCAGAAGCTAGTTAGTCTCCCCTGCAGGCTGCGCCTCCTGCTGCCTCATGGCCTCCAGGAAGGCCAATTCCTTGGCTTCCTTCTTCTGATTCCGGGCTTCGTACTCCAGCCTGGGTCAGACAGGTATAAACTGGGCCTTTCCAATACTGGGAGTTGCCCACCAACCCAGCCAGAGTGGGTGGGGAACACACCTGTTCTTGATAATCCTTTGCACAATCAGGTCTGTAGTGAGGTCGCTACCACTGTCGATCTGACGGAAGATTCCTCTTCTCTTGGGCTCCTGGAGGCCTCAAtgcaaagagaagagggaggtgagAAACCTGACTACAAACACACCCCGGGTGCCCCTCCACCCATGGGAGGCCAATACCAGCGAGAATGGTtgttcctgcttcccagaggcAGCCCAGGCCGGGGCAACCCACCTGGTAGGGGTCAGAGCCATCCCTGTCAGGTACAATCTCTGTCTTCCCATGACACACTAGGTCCAcctgggggagggagcagggtcAGGAGGCCTCCTCAGAGAAGCTATACCACCACTGACAACCACCTAGGGCTAGCTAGCCCAGACCTAGGAAAACCAGCCCTGGCTGACCCAGGCAGGATCCTCAAACCTTGGCATCATGTTCTGCTCAGCTAGAGAGAAGCCTCACCTTGAAGTGACTCAGGAGCTCTGCTGTGACGGAGTACGGTGCCCCAATCACCACTTCTGAAACATACTGCAGAGACGGGCAGTAAAGCAACTCACTCAGTCCTCATCTCTGGCAAGCCAGGGGTAGAGGGTGGCAGAGAAGGCCCCAGGGGAGCCAGCTGGGATGAGGCAACACAGCGGGGGCCAGTGGGCAAAGGGAATCCTCAGACTCCGCAGCAGGGTAAAGAAACTGTACCAACAGGGCCCAGCCACCCTCCACCCACCTTACCGGCAGGTGGATGCCCCTGCCCTGGCTCAGGGAAACACTGCTCCCAGCCCACTCACCCGGCAGGCCAGCACACTGAGAGTCCGCTCGTGCAGGTTCATGATGGGGTAGTTCTTGCCCTTGTATCGGTTTACTTCCTAGGGCCAGGAGTTTGGCTCAGCTAATGAACAGTGCCCTCCCTCCCAGCTGGCCTTCCTGGGCAGAAGTGGGAGAGGTGCCCCTTCTCACAGGAACACCCTAGGCAGGGCTGTCCTGGACTCCAGAAGAGAACCATGCTTGCCTTCACTAGATACCAGGAGCCTCACTCCTTCAGAGGCCCCCTGTGCCCAACACTGACCCCAGCGAGGCCCCCTGAGGAATCCCATGGCCCATCAGCTgatggggtgctgagaagcaaGCAAGTAGAAAGGCAGAGACCTGGTCAAAGTGCAGGCCGGCGATGATGTAGGGCCTCTTGGCTAGCTTATGCACCTTCTCTAGGAAGTCCACGTGCCCGATGTCTATATCCGGATTAAGAAGCAGTAACTAGCTGTGTATGATGGTGTTTTCCTGTAAACCCAGTACTTGCATGGTGGAGGCAGGAACATTGCAAGTTCtaggttagcctggactacacaggaatattctgtctcaaaaaagcaagacCTGGGattgtagctcagcagtagatcAGTTGTTTCAGatacagagccctgggttccatccccaacccAAGGGGGGTAaggggggcagaggcagcagtAATGGGCTAGGAAGGGAGgggctctgtcctctgtcctcaaCAGCATGTACCCAATGGACTCCTTGCCATTTTCCCTGATGAGGGTTATACCCGCTACAACCCAGCTCAACCCTGGAGCCTTGGAGTCTATGGGTTCCACTCTGTGGCATGAATGTGGGGCAGCAGAGGCCCTAAGAGGATACGGAACAGGTCAAAGGCACCGGCCACGTAGATGACTGTCTCCCCAGGCTGGGGCTCCTTCCCAGAGGCAAACTGGATGATCTTCTGGGATGTCTGTAGAAACTGGGACACCCCTGTCCAGGGGTTCTGCCCCCCAGGACACTATTAGCCAAGAGAAGGAACCAGTCAGCGGTAGAGGCCTCTAGGTGTACCCCTCACCCATCACCCTCCCCAGGGCCACACTTCTGAGCCCAGGGCTCCCTGTGCCCCTGTCATAGGTGTGGGTGATGGGAGCATGTACAAAGAGCATTAGAGGCTGGactccccccaaccccagcctGCGAATAACCCAGCAGCACGCTGGCTATGGGCTCTGTCCAGGCAGGCacttggggcaggggcagggacacACCATGGTAAGGCCAAGCAGGGCCACTGTAGCTAGCAGGACTGTGGCTCCACCCGGTGGCCACAGCAGATACTGCAGTCAACACCAGCTCTGCCTGGCAACACACCACCAGGAGCAGGCGCAGAGCCCAGTGGCCAGCAGACAGCCCTCTGAGGGACCCGGCACCCTGAGGCCACCATCTGGTCACCTGGGAGGAGACTTCTGAGGAAAGTGTGTCCCCGGCAGGTGTCGGGTGAGGGGGCTACAAAGGGAGAGAGGGCCAGGCCATTTGGTTAGATATGCCACCTGTAGGTGGGCAGTCCTtgttcctcctccaggaagcgGCTGCGGGGACTGGCCACCTCTCGCCTGTCCTCCCTCCCAGCATCCACCAGCTGGCCAAGCCTGGTGGTCAGTACCTGGTCAGCACTGGGAacgggagggaggagggcagacAGTGAGGCTCTGGGTCAACctctccccatgggaagcctaaGGTGGGCGGATGGGGAGTGCTGTGTGGTGGCTAGTCAAATGTCAGCTGTATTTCCAGAGTGGCCTCTGCAGCCAGGCTGTACTCACCTTGCCAAAACTGTCAGCATATTCCCGATACTCGGAGGACATCTCCTGCACACAAGGGCAAGAGACTAAGGGACCGTGCCCTCCTGACTGCCAACCCTGGGACCAGCACACCACAGCCCCAGAGCCCAGTGACAGGATGGTCAGACAGAGAAACAGGATAGACCCAAGGGTGGTTAGGAGGTGTCCCTCCCTCTTGTGTCCTCAACCCAAGGACCACGTCCCAGACCCCATTCCTTTGGACTCACCTGGCTGCTATGGTGGGCCTTTGTCACCAGCAGCATGCGACCCACGAGGTCTGTGGTGGACACACCCTGGGTGCGTTTGCACTCTCTGGGGCAGAGGTAAGGTGAAGGTTTTCATCCAGGACTCTCTCCTGAGGCTCTGCTACAGGCGGACCCCACCTGAGGGACACGACCCTAACCCAGCCCCCCACAGAAAACCAGACTGGGGCAGGAACAATGGTCATGTCAGTGATTCAGCTCCTCAGTGTAGCACCAGGGAGCAGGCAGGCCACGTCTGAGACACAACAGCTCTGGTTCCCATTCTGACACTGGACCCTCTGGCCTCTCTTACACCCAGGGCCCTATACCCTGTATACATGCTCTgccaagggaattccaggctgctCTGTCTTCTGTAGGAACCACTGGCCACGGCTGGCTCTTTAAATTACAGTTCACTAAAATAAAAAGCCAGTGCCCCAGGGGCACCAGTGACACTACAGAGTCTATGGATGCCCTACCAATAGTGGTGGCCAAGAATGTTGCCATTTGTGCAAAGCTCTGGCTGGCCGcacaaaggtcaccaggtcaCAAAGGTCACCCCACAAGCATTCCTTTCTGTATCTTCCAGTCCCAACTGTGGGTCCAAATGCCTTGCAGGCTACTTCAAAGCAGTAATGAGAGCTAGGAAGGGATCCACTTGAGTATCACGGGACCTACCTGTACCTCCCAGCCTGCTTCACTTCCTCATAGGTATCTCGGCCATCTACTGTCAACGTGATGTCATCTAGGGGTGACATGCACACagaaaaggatttgttttggttgttttgagagagagaggatcttgctatgttgcccaggctgtcctggaacttttgttttgtttttcaagacagggtttctctgtgcagccctggctgtcctggaacttgctgtgtagaccaggcaactcagagatctgcctacctctgcctcccaagtgctggggttaaaggcttgcaccactatCACCCACCAGACCTGGAACATTTAACGTCCCTgttcagcctccccagtactagGATGATATGTATGCGCCATCACACTGGGCTCATAAACAAGGGTTCTTAGCTCGGAGCACCCTTGGGACCAGAACCACCCTTTCATGTGTCCCGCTGCTCTGGGGGACGGACCCAGAGCGCTCTTCTATCTGCACAGGATGAGGAGCCCTCTATCTCTGAGATGCTGTCAGCTGTCAACTGGTCTGACTGAGCCCAGCCCCCATctccaggccccgcccactcACTGCCATGAACACAGAAGTCACAGTTGTACTTGTCCAGTGTCTCCAGTGTGGTGACGTAGGGAGCAGCGGGTACCACCTCATCCACCCACTTGATGGCCTGTACCATCTTGTACCTCTCCTCCTGGGTAAACACTGGGGGCCCCTTATGCTTGGCAATTTCCTCtaaggacagagaaaagaaaaaggacaaaacaaaacaattgatGTCCAGCTCCAAAGCCCAGTCCCTAGGAGCCTCTATCACAAAGCCCAGCGGGGATAACCACTCAAGTGCAACGGTATGCAGTGGGTCATTTCTGCTAGTCGCAGCCCACGAGGCAGGGCCCCATGTAAACAGCACTGTCCTCCAGCCAGCATGTGTGCTCAGGGCATCTGCTAGTTGACAAGGATGGCCTATGACCACAAAAGGCCATCAGTCTCTTCTGGTCTCAGAAACCAGGGTAGGGTGGACCACACAGCTGAAGGAACTGTCCAGTGATGCCACAGCTCTCTAGAGCTGGGACCAGGCTGGCTTACTGCACTCTGAGTCCCTACTATGCTCTGGGGAAGGATACGGGGATCATTCTGGCACCCCAACCGCCTTGCAGGCCTGGTCAGTTAGAGCAGGTCGTAAGCA
This Peromyscus leucopus breed LL Stock chromosome 8b, UCI_PerLeu_2.1, whole genome shotgun sequence DNA region includes the following protein-coding sequences:
- the Pcyt2 gene encoding ethanolamine-phosphate cytidylyltransferase isoform X4, giving the protein MIRNGHGEAGAAGRRVPAGQRAVRVWCDGCYDMVHYGHSNQLRQARAMGDYLIVGVHTDEEIAKHKGPPVFTQEERYKMVQAIKWVDEVVPAAPYVTTLETLDKYNCDFCVHGNDITLTVDGRDTYEEVKQAGRYRECKRTQGVSTTDLVGRMLLVTKAHHSSQEMSSEYREYADSFGKCPGGQNPWTGVSQFLQTSQKIIQFASGKEPQPGETVIYVAGAFDLFHIGHVDFLEKVHKLAKRPYIIAGLHFDQEVNRYKGKNYPIMNLHERTLSVLACRYVSEVVIGAPYSVTAELLSHFKVDLVCHGKTEIVPDRDGSDPYQVGCPGLGCLWEAGTTILAGLQEPKRRGIFRQIDSGSDLTTDLIVQRIIKNRLEYEARNQKKEAKELAFLEAMRQQEAQPAGETN
- the Pcyt2 gene encoding ethanolamine-phosphate cytidylyltransferase isoform X7, with the protein product MEGEWTGLGAFLVCFWFAMTWCIMVTPISCARHGPWGTTSSWVCIRMRKLPSIRGPQCLPRRRGTRWYRPSSGWMRWYPLLPTSPHWRHWTNDITLTVDGRDTYEEVKQAGRYRECKRTQGVSTTDLVGRMLLVTKAHHSSQEMSSEYREYADSFGKPPHPTPAGDTLSSEVSSQCPGGQNPWTGVSQFLQTSQKIIQFASGKEPQPGETVIYVAGAFDLFHIGHVDFLEKVHKLAKRPYIIAGLHFDQEVNRYKGKNYPIMNLHERTLSVLACRYVSEVVIGAPYSVTAELLSHFKVDLVCHGKTEIVPDRDGSDPYQVGCPGLGCLWEAGTTILAGLQEPKRRGIFRQIDSGSDLTTDLIVQRIIKNRLEYEARNQKKEAKELAFLEAMRQQEAQPAGETN
- the Pcyt2 gene encoding ethanolamine-phosphate cytidylyltransferase isoform X10, yielding MRREAQWSLGSLGRYGGGVDWTWCISRLFLVCYDMVHYGHSNQLRQARAMGDYLIVGVHTDDDITLTVDGRDTYEEVKQAGRYRECKRTQGVSTTDLVGRMLLVTKAHHSSQEMSSEYREYADSFGKPPHPTPAGDTLSSEVSSQCPGGQNPWTGVSQFLQTSQKIIQFASGKEPQPGETVIYVAGAFDLFHIGHVDFLEKVHKLAKRPYIIAGLHFDQEVNRYKGKNYPIMNLHERTLSVLACRYVSEVVIGAPYSVTAELLSHFKVDLVCHGKTEIVPDRDGSDPYQVGCPGLGCLWEAGTTILAGLQEPKRRGIFRQIDSGSDLTTDLIVQRIIKNRLEYEARNQKKEAKELAFLEAMRQQEAQPAGETN
- the Pcyt2 gene encoding ethanolamine-phosphate cytidylyltransferase isoform X2 gives rise to the protein MIRNGHGEAGAAGRRVPAGQRAVRVWCDGCYDMVHYGHSNQLRQARAMGDYLIVGVHTDEEIAKHKGPPVFTQEERYKMVQAIKWVDEVVPAAPYVTTLETLDKYNCDFCVHGNDITLTVDGRDTYEEVKQAGRYRECKRTQGVSTTDLVGRMLLVTKAHHSSQEMSSEYREYADSFGKPPHPTPAGDTLSSEVSSQCPGGQNPWTGVSQFLQTSQKIIQFASGKEPQPGETVIYVAGAFDLFHIGHVDFLEKVHKLAKRPYIIAGLHFDQEVNRYKGKNYPIMNLHERTLSVLACRYVSEVVIGAPYSVTAELLSHFKVDLVCHGKTEIVPDRDGSDPYQVGCPGLGCLWEAGTTILAGLQEPKRRGIFRQIDSGSDLTTDLIVQRIIKNRLEYEARNQKKEAKELAFLEAMRQQEAQPAGETN
- the Pcyt2 gene encoding ethanolamine-phosphate cytidylyltransferase isoform X13, coding for MIRNGHGEAGAAGRRVPAGQRAVRVWCDGCYDMVHYGHSNQLRQARAMGDYLIVGVHTDDDITLTVDGRDTYEEVKQAGRYRECKRTQGVSTTDLVGRMLLVTKAHHSSQEMSSEYREYADSFGKCPGGQNPWTGVSQFLQTSQKIIQFASGKEPQPGETVIYVAGAFDLFHIGHVDFLEKVHKLAKRPYIIAGLHFDQEVNRYKGKNYPIMNLHERTLSVLACRYVSEVVIGAPYSVTAELLSHFKVDLVCHGKTEIVPDRDGSDPYQEPKRRGIFRQIDSGSDLTTDLIVQRIIKNRLEYEARNQKKEAKELAFLEAMRQQEAQPAGETN
- the Pcyt2 gene encoding ethanolamine-phosphate cytidylyltransferase isoform X1 gives rise to the protein MRREAQWSLGSLGRYGGGVDWTWCISRLFLVCYDMVHYGHSNQLRQARAMGDYLIVGVHTDEEIAKHKGPPVFTQEERYKMVQAIKWVDEVVPAAPYVTTLETLDKYNCDFCVHGNDITLTVDGRDTYEEVKQAGRYRECKRTQGVSTTDLVGRMLLVTKAHHSSQEMSSEYREYADSFGKPPHPTPAGDTLSSEVSSQCPGGQNPWTGVSQFLQTSQKIIQFASGKEPQPGETVIYVAGAFDLFHIGHVDFLEKVHKLAKRPYIIAGLHFDQEVNRYKGKNYPIMNLHERTLSVLACRYVSEVVIGAPYSVTAELLSHFKVDLVCHGKTEIVPDRDGSDPYQVGCPGLGCLWEAGTTILAGLQEPKRRGIFRQIDSGSDLTTDLIVQRIIKNRLEYEARNQKKEAKELAFLEAMRQQEAQPAGETN
- the Pcyt2 gene encoding ethanolamine-phosphate cytidylyltransferase isoform X5; translated protein: MRREAQWSLGSLGRYGGGVDWTWCISRLFLVCYDMVHYGHSNQLRQARAMGDYLIVGVHTDEEIAKHKGPPVFTQEERYKMVQAIKWVDEVVPAAPYVTTLETLDKYNCDFCVHGNDITLTVDGRDTYEEVKQAGRYRECKRTQGVSTTDLVGRMLLVTKAHHSSQEMSSEYREYADSFGKPPHPTPAGDTLSSEVSSQCPGGQNPWTGVSQFLQTSQKIIQFASGKEPQPGETVIYVAGAFDLFHIGHVDFLEKVHKLAKRPYIIAGLHFDQEVNRYKGKNYPIMNLHERTLSVLACRYVSEVVIGAPYSVTAELLSHFKVDLVCHGKTEIVPDRDGSDPYQEPKRRGIFRQIDSGSDLTTDLIVQRIIKNRLEYEARNQKKEAKELAFLEAMRQQEAQPAGETN
- the Pcyt2 gene encoding ethanolamine-phosphate cytidylyltransferase isoform X6, which translates into the protein MIRNGHGEAGAAGRRVPAGQRAVRVWCDGCYDMVHYGHSNQLRQARAMGDYLIVGVHTDEEIAKHKGPPVFTQEERYKMVQAIKWVDEVVPAAPYVTTLETLDKYNCDFCVHGNDITLTVDGRDTYEEVKQAGRYRECKRTQGVSTTDLVGRMLLVTKAHHSSQEMSSEYREYADSFGKPPHPTPAGDTLSSEVSSQCPGGQNPWTGVSQFLQTSQKIIQFASGKEPQPGETVIYVAGAFDLFHIGHVDFLEKVHKLAKRPYIIAGLHFDQEVNRYKGKNYPIMNLHERTLSVLACRYVSEVVIGAPYSVTAELLSHFKVDLVCHGKTEIVPDRDGSDPYQEPKRRGIFRQIDSGSDLTTDLIVQRIIKNRLEYEARNQKKEAKELAFLEAMRQQEAQPAGETN
- the Pcyt2 gene encoding ethanolamine-phosphate cytidylyltransferase isoform X3, with the translated sequence MRREAQWSLGSLGRYGGGVDWTWCISRLFLVCYDMVHYGHSNQLRQARAMGDYLIVGVHTDEEIAKHKGPPVFTQEERYKMVQAIKWVDEVVPAAPYVTTLETLDKYNCDFCVHGNDITLTVDGRDTYEEVKQAGRYRECKRTQGVSTTDLVGRMLLVTKAHHSSQEMSSEYREYADSFGKCPGGQNPWTGVSQFLQTSQKIIQFASGKEPQPGETVIYVAGAFDLFHIGHVDFLEKVHKLAKRPYIIAGLHFDQEVNRYKGKNYPIMNLHERTLSVLACRYVSEVVIGAPYSVTAELLSHFKVDLVCHGKTEIVPDRDGSDPYQVGCPGLGCLWEAGTTILAGLQEPKRRGIFRQIDSGSDLTTDLIVQRIIKNRLEYEARNQKKEAKELAFLEAMRQQEAQPAGETN
- the Pcyt2 gene encoding ethanolamine-phosphate cytidylyltransferase isoform X9, giving the protein MIRNGHGEAGAAGRRVPAGQRAVRVWCDGCYDMVHYGHSNQLRQARAMGDYLIVGVHTDEEIAKHKGPPVFTQEERYKMVQAIKWVDEVVPAAPYVTTLETLDKYNCDFCVHGNDITLTVDGRDTYEEVKQAGRYRECKRTQGVSTTDLVGRMLLVTKAHHSSQEMSSEYREYADSFGKCPGGQNPWTGVSQFLQTSQKIIQFASGKEPQPGETVIYVAGAFDLFHIGHVDFLEKVHKLAKRPYIIAGLHFDQEVNRYKGKNYPIMNLHERTLSVLACRYVSEVVIGAPYSVTAELLSHFKVDLVCHGKTEIVPDRDGSDPYQEPKRRGIFRQIDSGSDLTTDLIVQRIIKNRLEYEARNQKKEAKELAFLEAMRQQEAQPAGETN
- the Pcyt2 gene encoding ethanolamine-phosphate cytidylyltransferase isoform X8 — encoded protein: MRREAQWSLGSLGRYGGGVDWTWCISRLFLVCYDMVHYGHSNQLRQARAMGDYLIVGVHTDEEIAKHKGPPVFTQEERYKMVQAIKWVDEVVPAAPYVTTLETLDKYNCDFCVHGNDITLTVDGRDTYEEVKQAGRYRECKRTQGVSTTDLVGRMLLVTKAHHSSQEMSSEYREYADSFGKCPGGQNPWTGVSQFLQTSQKIIQFASGKEPQPGETVIYVAGAFDLFHIGHVDFLEKVHKLAKRPYIIAGLHFDQEVNRYKGKNYPIMNLHERTLSVLACRYVSEVVIGAPYSVTAELLSHFKVDLVCHGKTEIVPDRDGSDPYQEPKRRGIFRQIDSGSDLTTDLIVQRIIKNRLEYEARNQKKEAKELAFLEAMRQQEAQPAGETN
- the Pcyt2 gene encoding ethanolamine-phosphate cytidylyltransferase isoform X11, translated to MRREAQWSLGSLGRYGGGVDWTWCISRLFLVCYDMVHYGHSNQLRQARAMGDYLIVGVHTDEEIAKHKGPPVFTQEERYKMVQAIKWVDEVVPAAPYVTTLETLDKYNCDFCVHGNDITLTVDGRDTYEEVKQAGRYRECKRTQGVSTTDLVGRMLLVTKAHHSSQEMSSEYREYADSFGKPPHPTPAGDTLSSEVSSQCPGGQNPWTGVSQFLQTSQKIIQFASGKEPQPGETVIYVAGAFDLFHIGHVDFLEKVHKLAKRPYIIAGLHFDQEVNRYKGKNYPIMNLHERTLSVLACRYVSEVVIGAPYSVTAELLSHFKVDLVCHGKTEIVPDRDGSDPYQASRSPREEESSVRSTVVATSLQT
- the Pcyt2 gene encoding ethanolamine-phosphate cytidylyltransferase isoform X12, whose protein sequence is MIRNGHGEAGAAGRRVPAGQRAVRVWCDGCYDMVHYGHSNQLRQARAMGDYLIVGVHTDEEIAKHKGPPVFTQEERYKMVQAIKWVDEVVPAAPYVTTLETLDKYNCDFCVHGNDITLTVDGRDTYEEVKQAGRYRECKRTQGVSTTDLVGRMLLVTKAHHSSQEMSSEYREYADSFGKPPHPTPAGDTLSSEVSSQCPGGQNPWTGVSQFLQTSQKIIQFASGKEPQPGETVIYVAGAFDLFHIGHVDFLEKVHKLAKRPYIIAGLHFDQEVNRYKGKNYPIMNLHERTLSVLACRYVSEVVIGAPYSVTAELLSHFKVDLVCHGKTEIVPDRDGSDPYQASRSPREEESSVRSTVVATSLQT